A portion of the Pleurocapsa minor HA4230-MV1 genome contains these proteins:
- a CDS encoding TldD/PmbA family protein, which yields MTTTISTTATTEQLKSAIATYKDQVDYLEIRVEQSESTGLSFRGKQLDSVDRSFSLGGGIRACHKGGWSFVTFNGLQELNTRIEEAISQAKLVGKEETQLATVEPIEDYVPEEIKRDPRTVSLKDKRELLEAYNEILLNFDPRIQTTMASIGDRFATKTFINSTGSCIVQERLDINGRFAAIAKGEDGIVRQGFESVHSRNDFDALVGIEDRVKGAAERAVRQLEAKSVKGGQYTVILDPYLSGVFIHEAFGHLSEADFVYENPKMQELLTLGKPMGIKQLNVVDDATMENLPGSMKYDDEGVPGQRKYLIKNGVLTERLHSRETAGKMTEAPTGNARAIRANYPPIVRMTNTAIEPGDTPLEEMFAGIEEGVYAVRMLGGQTNGEMFTFAAAEGYMIRDGKIAEPVSDVTLSGNVFQTLQDIDAISSDTLYTNGGCGKGGQMPLPVSVGGPHIRIRNVVVGGR from the coding sequence ATGACTACAACTATATCAACAACAGCAACCACAGAACAGTTAAAAAGTGCGATCGCCACATACAAAGACCAAGTAGACTACCTCGAAATTCGGGTTGAGCAGAGCGAATCTACAGGGCTTTCTTTTCGCGGTAAACAGTTAGACTCCGTAGATCGTAGTTTTTCTCTGGGGGGAGGCATTCGCGCCTGTCATAAGGGTGGTTGGAGTTTTGTTACTTTCAATGGCTTACAAGAGCTTAACACCAGAATCGAAGAGGCAATTTCCCAAGCCAAGTTAGTCGGGAAGGAAGAGACGCAGCTAGCCACAGTTGAACCGATTGAAGATTATGTGCCAGAAGAAATTAAACGCGATCCGCGTACAGTGTCTCTCAAAGATAAGCGTGAACTATTAGAAGCCTATAACGAGATCTTGCTCAATTTTGACCCGCGCATTCAAACCACCATGGCAAGTATTGGCGATCGCTTTGCGACTAAAACTTTTATTAACTCTACTGGTAGCTGTATTGTCCAAGAAAGACTAGATATCAACGGACGGTTTGCGGCGATCGCTAAAGGAGAAGACGGAATTGTCCGTCAGGGTTTTGAATCGGTTCATTCGCGTAATGATTTTGATGCTTTAGTAGGCATTGAAGATCGGGTTAAAGGGGCAGCCGAAAGAGCAGTCAGACAGTTGGAAGCGAAATCTGTTAAAGGTGGTCAATATACGGTAATTCTCGATCCTTATCTCTCTGGGGTGTTTATTCACGAGGCTTTTGGACATCTATCTGAGGCGGATTTTGTCTATGAAAACCCCAAAATGCAGGAATTACTAACTTTGGGTAAACCGATGGGCATTAAACAGTTAAATGTGGTTGATGATGCCACGATGGAAAATTTGCCTGGATCGATGAAGTACGATGACGAAGGAGTCCCAGGACAACGCAAGTATTTAATTAAAAACGGTGTCTTAACTGAAAGATTACACTCCCGTGAGACAGCAGGCAAGATGACTGAAGCACCTACAGGCAATGCTAGAGCAATTCGGGCTAACTATCCTCCCATTGTCAGGATGACTAATACGGCGATCGAGCCTGGAGATACTCCCCTAGAAGAAATGTTTGCAGGGATTGAAGAAGGGGTTTATGCCGTCAGAATGCTGGGGGGACAAACCAATGGCGAAATGTTTACCTTTGCAGCAGCCGAAGGCTACATGATCCGTGATGGCAAAATTGCTGAACCAGTCAGCGATGTAACTTTATCAGGTAATGTCTTTCAAACTCTCCAGGATATAGATGCAATTAGTAGCGACACTTTATATACCAATGGTGGTTGCGGTAAAGGAGGACAAATGCCTTTACCAGTGAGCGTTGGCGGGCCTCATATTCGGATCAGAAACGTCGTAGTTGGTGGCAGATAA